The following are from one region of the Mycetohabitans rhizoxinica HKI 454 genome:
- the ftsZ gene encoding cell division protein FtsZ: MEFEMLETETNGTIIKVVGIGGAGGNAVQHMINRGVQGVDFIVMNTDAQALNRSKAPSVIQLGKTGLGAGAKPDMGHAAAEEARERIADALRGAHMVFITAGMGGGTGTGAAPVVAQIAKEMGILTVGVVSKPFEFEGGKRMRVAEAGSQELESHVDSLIVVLNDKLFDVMGDDAEMDKCFQCADDVLHNAVAGIAEIINVDGLVNVDFEDVKTVMGEQGKAMMGTATVAGVDRARLAAEQAVASPLLEGVDLSGARGVLVNITSSRSLRLSETREVMNTIKSYAADDATVIFGAVYDDAMGDAMRVTVVATGLGRAVKKQQAAPMTLLRTGTDNHPIAAQPVSYAAAPGATDYGALDTPAVWRSSRETAASHVQALQEKGVDTYDIPAFLRKQAD, translated from the coding sequence ATGGAATTCGAAATGCTGGAAACCGAAACCAACGGCACGATCATCAAGGTCGTCGGGATCGGTGGCGCTGGCGGCAATGCCGTCCAGCACATGATCAACCGTGGCGTGCAGGGCGTCGATTTCATCGTAATGAATACCGATGCTCAAGCGCTGAACCGCTCCAAGGCACCGTCCGTAATCCAACTGGGTAAAACCGGTCTTGGCGCCGGGGCGAAACCCGACATGGGGCACGCCGCCGCTGAGGAGGCTCGCGAGCGGATTGCCGATGCGCTGCGCGGCGCGCACATGGTGTTCATCACGGCGGGCATGGGCGGCGGCACCGGTACCGGTGCCGCGCCTGTGGTCGCGCAAATTGCCAAGGAGATGGGCATCCTGACGGTAGGTGTCGTGAGCAAGCCGTTTGAGTTTGAGGGCGGCAAGCGCATGCGGGTGGCCGAAGCGGGCTCGCAGGAGCTTGAATCGCATGTTGACTCGCTGATCGTCGTGCTCAATGACAAGCTGTTCGACGTGATGGGCGACGACGCTGAGATGGATAAGTGCTTCCAGTGCGCGGACGACGTGTTGCATAACGCGGTGGCCGGCATTGCCGAGATCATCAACGTCGATGGCCTCGTGAACGTGGACTTTGAGGACGTCAAGACCGTGATGGGCGAGCAGGGCAAGGCGATGATGGGCACCGCGACGGTGGCCGGCGTCGATCGCGCGCGGCTGGCGGCCGAACAAGCCGTGGCTAGCCCGCTGCTCGAGGGCGTGGACCTGTCCGGCGCGCGAGGCGTGCTGGTCAACATCACGTCGAGCCGCTCGCTGCGCCTGTCGGAAACCCGCGAGGTGATGAACACGATCAAGAGCTACGCGGCCGACGATGCGACGGTGATTTTCGGCGCGGTGTATGACGACGCGATGGGCGATGCGATGCGGGTCACCGTAGTGGCGACGGGTCTTGGCCGCGCCGTCAAGAAGCAGCAGGCGGCGCCGATGACGCTGCTGCGCACCGGCACGGATAATCATCCGATCGCTGCGCAGCCGGTTAGCTATGCCGCCGCGCCGGGCGCGACCGATTATGGCGCGCTGGATACGCCGGCGGTGTGGCGCAGCTCGCGGGAAACCGCCGCATCGCACGTGCAGGCTTTGCAAGAAAAGGGTGTGGACACGTACGACATCCCGGCATTCCTGCGCAAGCAAGCTGATTGA
- a CDS encoding cell division protein FtsQ/DivIB, translated as MWNNPRQLNMITSALHAVLLAIVLAGAGLWLLQRPAFALRTLLIDGDTEHINRPAVRANVLDKLHGNFFTVNLDGARAAFEQIPWVRHASVRRVWPNALAVTLEEYKPLGTWGSDQFVSVDGEVFTANQAEADAELPVFAGPMGSERDVVARYHDFQNWFEPLGAKPEEVTLSPRYAWTIKLTNGMRVELGRERNKDTLASRARRLVVAWPMVTQRWGNDIEYVDLRYPNGFAIRAAGMRFIPDEPKAKKLRP; from the coding sequence ATGTGGAACAATCCGCGCCAGCTCAACATGATTACCAGCGCGCTGCATGCCGTGCTGCTGGCAATCGTGCTCGCCGGTGCCGGCCTGTGGCTGCTGCAGCGGCCGGCCTTCGCGCTGCGCACGCTGCTGATCGATGGCGATACCGAGCACATCAATCGGCCGGCAGTGCGCGCGAACGTGCTGGACAAGCTACACGGCAATTTCTTCACGGTGAATCTGGACGGCGCGCGTGCTGCGTTCGAGCAGATCCCATGGGTGCGACACGCAAGCGTGCGTCGCGTGTGGCCAAATGCGCTGGCGGTCACGCTCGAGGAGTACAAGCCCCTGGGTACGTGGGGCAGCGACCAGTTCGTCAGCGTCGATGGCGAGGTCTTCACGGCCAACCAGGCCGAGGCCGATGCCGAGTTGCCGGTGTTTGCCGGCCCAATGGGCTCAGAGCGCGACGTCGTGGCCCGATACCACGATTTCCAGAACTGGTTCGAGCCGTTGGGTGCGAAGCCGGAGGAGGTCACGTTGTCGCCGCGCTACGCCTGGACCATCAAGCTGACCAATGGCATGCGGGTGGAGCTGGGGCGCGAGCGCAACAAGGATACGCTGGCCAGCCGTGCGCGTCGGCTCGTGGTTGCCTGGCCGATGGTCACGCAGCGCTGGGGCAACGACATTGAATATGTGGATTTGCGCTACCCGAACGGGTTCGCGATCCGTGCTGCAGGGATGCGCTTCATTCCTGACGAGCCGAAGGCGAAAAAGCTGCGTCCATGA
- a CDS encoding D-alanine--D-alanine ligase, with product MRAIDPKAFGKVAVLYGGESSERDVSLVSGRLACQGLRDAGVDAYLFDPKERPLSALKDEGFARAFIALHGGYGENGQIQGALDFYGIRYTGPGVLGSALGMDKFRTKLIWQQLGIPTPPFDTVLRGEDYDMRAQQIVAKLGLPLFVKPATEGSSVAVFKVKAADNLPHALAQAARHDPVVLVEKSIDGGGEYTACIAGSLPLPLIRIVPAGEFYDYHAKYVADDTQYLIPCGLSDADEQRLTALARRAFEVLACTAWGRADFMLDSDGNPYFLEVNTSPGMTDHSLPPKAARAVGISYSELLVNVLALTLKD from the coding sequence ATGCGCGCGATTGATCCAAAGGCATTCGGTAAAGTGGCGGTGCTCTATGGCGGTGAGTCGTCCGAGCGCGACGTGTCGCTCGTGTCCGGTCGGCTGGCGTGCCAGGGACTGCGCGACGCCGGCGTGGACGCGTACTTGTTCGATCCGAAGGAGCGGCCCTTGTCGGCGCTTAAGGACGAAGGGTTCGCGCGCGCGTTCATTGCGTTGCACGGCGGATATGGCGAAAACGGCCAGATCCAGGGCGCACTCGACTTCTACGGGATCCGCTACACCGGCCCGGGCGTGCTCGGCTCGGCACTGGGCATGGACAAGTTCCGCACAAAACTGATTTGGCAGCAGCTCGGGATCCCGACGCCGCCGTTCGACACGGTACTGCGTGGCGAGGACTACGACATGCGGGCGCAGCAGATCGTGGCGAAACTCGGGTTGCCGCTGTTCGTCAAGCCGGCGACCGAAGGCTCAAGCGTCGCGGTGTTCAAGGTCAAGGCGGCCGACAATTTGCCGCATGCACTGGCGCAGGCCGCGCGGCATGATCCGGTCGTGCTGGTGGAGAAGAGCATCGACGGTGGGGGAGAATACACCGCGTGCATCGCCGGCTCGTTGCCGTTGCCGCTGATCCGGATCGTGCCGGCTGGTGAGTTCTACGATTACCATGCGAAATACGTCGCTGACGATACCCAGTACCTGATTCCGTGCGGCTTGAGCGATGCCGACGAGCAGCGACTAACGGCGCTCGCGCGCCGCGCGTTCGAGGTCCTCGCATGCACCGCCTGGGGACGTGCTGACTTCATGCTCGACAGCGATGGCAACCCCTATTTCCTGGAGGTCAACACCTCGCCCGGTATGACCGATCACTCATTGCCACCGAAGGCGGCGCGTGCGGTCGGCATCTCGTATAGCGAACTGCTCGTGAACGTGCTTGCGCTCACGCTGAAGGATTGA
- the ftsA gene encoding cell division protein FtsA, with the protein MSKDYKDLLVALDIGTSKVVAVVAELKGEGRYEVIGLGQSDSKGLKKGVVVNIEATVQSIQRALEEAELMADCKITNVFTGIAGSHIRSFNSSGMVAIKDKEVTQADVARVIETAKAINIPTDQQVLHILTQEFIIDGQEDVREPIGMSGIRLEVKVHIVTGAVSAAQNIVKCVRRCGLEVNDLILQPLASSLAVLTEDEKELGVVLVDIGGGTTDIAIFSEGAIRHTAVIPIAGDQVTSDIAMALRTPTPDAEDIKVTYGIAKQALADPDEMIEVPGLGERGPRVLSRQALAAVIEPRVEELFSLVQQVVRESGYEELLSSGVVLTGGAAMMAGMVELGEDIFLKPVRIGVPEYAGGLADVVRNPRYSTAMGLLVEGRSQRMRGRKVATQSGSATQVWSRMKEWFLGNF; encoded by the coding sequence ATGAGCAAAGACTACAAGGACCTGCTGGTTGCCCTCGACATCGGGACGTCGAAGGTGGTGGCCGTTGTCGCCGAGTTGAAGGGCGAGGGCCGCTATGAAGTGATTGGGCTTGGGCAAAGCGACTCGAAGGGTCTGAAAAAGGGCGTGGTCGTCAATATCGAGGCGACGGTTCAGTCGATCCAGCGCGCGCTGGAGGAGGCCGAACTGATGGCCGACTGTAAGATTACCAACGTGTTCACCGGCATCGCCGGCAGCCACATTCGTAGCTTCAATTCAAGCGGCATGGTGGCGATCAAGGACAAGGAGGTCACGCAGGCGGACGTCGCGCGCGTGATTGAGACCGCGAAGGCGATCAATATTCCGACTGACCAGCAGGTGCTGCACATCCTGACGCAGGAATTCATCATTGACGGCCAAGAAGACGTGCGCGAGCCGATTGGCATGAGCGGCATCCGGCTGGAGGTGAAGGTGCACATCGTGACGGGCGCTGTCTCGGCCGCGCAGAACATCGTCAAATGTGTGCGTCGCTGCGGACTGGAGGTCAACGATTTGATCCTGCAGCCGCTCGCGTCGAGCCTGGCCGTGCTGACCGAGGACGAGAAGGAGCTTGGTGTCGTGCTGGTTGACATCGGCGGCGGGACCACCGACATCGCGATTTTCAGCGAGGGTGCGATCCGCCATACCGCCGTGATCCCGATTGCGGGCGATCAAGTCACCAGCGACATCGCGATGGCGCTGCGCACGCCGACGCCGGACGCGGAGGATATCAAGGTAACCTACGGGATCGCCAAGCAGGCACTGGCCGATCCGGACGAGATGATCGAGGTCCCGGGGCTGGGTGAGCGCGGCCCGCGGGTGCTGTCTCGCCAGGCACTGGCGGCGGTGATTGAGCCGCGCGTGGAGGAGCTGTTTTCGCTTGTCCAGCAAGTCGTGCGCGAGTCCGGCTACGAGGAGTTGCTGAGTTCCGGCGTGGTGTTGACCGGTGGCGCGGCGATGATGGCCGGCATGGTTGAACTGGGCGAGGACATCTTTCTCAAACCGGTGCGCATCGGCGTGCCGGAATATGCCGGCGGCCTGGCGGACGTGGTGCGCAACCCGCGGTATTCGACCGCGATGGGACTGCTGGTGGAGGGACGTTCACAGCGCATGCGTGGGCGCAAGGTCGCCACACAGTCCGGTTCTGCCACGCAGGTGTGGTCCCGAATGAAGGAATGGTTCCTAGGTAATTTTTGA
- a CDS encoding DciA family protein, translating into MSRYSPYPLPRKPFTPRPLTELMSSSAELAALQAGVRQVAALEAALQAVLPGYLASHVHAGPIKDQALTLFAAHNALAARLRHLEPTVLTELQQRGFALRAIKIRVRPQAPAAAAQIKQARVSVAGADCLRELADALEPSPLQQAVARMAQRHTGRRRA; encoded by the coding sequence ATGAGCCGCTATTCGCCCTATCCGTTGCCGCGCAAGCCGTTCACGCCCCGGCCACTCACCGAGTTGATGTCGTCCAGCGCCGAGTTGGCCGCGCTGCAAGCCGGCGTGCGACAGGTAGCGGCGCTGGAAGCGGCGCTGCAAGCCGTGCTGCCCGGTTATCTGGCCAGCCATGTGCATGCCGGTCCGATCAAGGATCAGGCATTGACCCTTTTTGCAGCCCACAATGCGTTGGCCGCTCGGTTACGCCATCTGGAGCCCACCGTGCTGACCGAGTTGCAGCAGCGCGGTTTCGCACTGCGCGCGATCAAGATCCGCGTGCGCCCGCAAGCGCCGGCCGCTGCTGCGCAGATCAAGCAAGCCCGGGTTTCAGTAGCCGGCGCTGATTGTCTTCGCGAGTTGGCCGACGCATTGGAGCCTTCGCCGCTGCAGCAAGCCGTCGCCCGCATGGCGCAGCGGCATACAGGCCGCCGCCGCGCTTAG
- the lpxC gene encoding UDP-3-O-acyl-N-acetylglucosamine deacetylase yields MLKQRTIKSIVKTVGIGLHSGRKVELTLRPAAANTGIVFCRTDLAVPVDIPASAMSIGDTRLASVLEKDGARVSTVEHLMSACAGLGIDNLYVDVTAEEIPIMDGSAASFVFLIQSAGIDEQAAAKQFIKVTRPVEVRDADKFARLEPYFGFKLKFTIDFRHPAVDKTGQELEVDFADTSYVREIARARTFGFAHEVEMMRELGLARGGSMDNAIVLDEYRVLNNDGLRYGDEFVKHKMLDAIGDLYVVGYPLLASYTAYKSGHGLNNALLRELLAHEDAYEIVTFADQKAAPRGFAYDPQAVYA; encoded by the coding sequence ATGTTGAAGCAGCGGACCATCAAATCGATCGTGAAGACGGTTGGCATCGGCCTGCACTCCGGGCGCAAGGTCGAGTTGACGCTGCGTCCGGCTGCTGCCAATACCGGAATTGTGTTTTGTCGCACCGACTTGGCCGTGCCGGTTGATATTCCGGCCAGCGCGATGTCGATTGGCGATACGCGCCTTGCGTCGGTGCTGGAAAAGGACGGCGCGAGGGTATCGACCGTCGAGCACTTGATGTCGGCCTGCGCGGGGCTCGGGATTGATAATCTGTATGTCGACGTGACGGCTGAGGAAATCCCGATCATGGATGGCAGCGCGGCGTCGTTCGTATTCTTGATCCAGTCGGCCGGGATCGACGAGCAGGCTGCCGCCAAGCAGTTCATCAAGGTCACGCGGCCGGTCGAAGTGCGTGATGCGGACAAGTTCGCCCGGCTGGAGCCATACTTCGGTTTCAAGCTGAAGTTTACGATCGACTTCCGTCACCCGGCGGTGGACAAGACCGGCCAGGAACTGGAGGTCGATTTTGCCGACACGTCTTATGTGCGCGAGATCGCGCGGGCTCGCACATTCGGCTTCGCGCACGAAGTCGAAATGATGCGCGAATTGGGCCTGGCTCGAGGCGGCAGCATGGACAACGCAATCGTGCTAGATGAGTACCGCGTGTTGAATAACGACGGCCTGCGCTATGGCGACGAGTTCGTGAAACATAAGATGCTAGACGCAATCGGCGATCTGTACGTGGTCGGCTATCCATTGCTGGCATCGTACACCGCGTACAAGTCCGGTCACGGCTTGAACAATGCGCTACTGCGCGAATTGCTCGCCCACGAGGACGCGTACGAGATCGTCACGTTTGCCGACCAGAAAGCGGCGCCGCGGGGCTTTGCCTACGATCCGCAGGCGGTGTACGCATGA
- the secA gene encoding preprotein translocase subunit SecA, with protein MTTGFLQKIFGSRNQRLIKQYQKTVTTINALEAQIEKLTDEQLRAKTDEFRQRVAAGESLDKLLPEAFAVCREASRRVLKMRHFDVQLIGGMALHYGKIAEMRTGEGKTLVATLAAYLNALSGRGVHVVTVNDYLAQRDAEWMGRLYNFLGLSVGINLSQMEHGQKQQAYASDITYGTNNEFGFDYLRDNMVYETDARVQRGLNFAIVDEVDSILIDEARTPLIISGQAEDHTELYVRMNALPPLLERQIGEEKADGSGVEKPGDYTLDEKARSVFLTESGHEKAERLLAEWGLIGDGESLYAPQNITLMHHVYAALRAHTLFFRDQHYVVQNGEVIIVDEFTGRLMPGRRWSDGLHQAVEAKEHVKIQAENQTLASITFQNYFRMYAKLAGMTGTADTEAYEFNEIYGLETVVVPTNRPSKRADRQDQIYKTAKERYDAVIRDIRDCYERAQPVLVGTTSIENSELLSHLLKQAGLPHEVLNAKQHAREAAIVAEAGRPKRITIATNMAGRGTDIVLGGNPDKQASLIEADASISDDEKRRRIQQIHDEWQTLHEQVKAAGGLHIIGTERHESRRIDNQLRGRAGRQGDPGSSRFYLSLEDPLLRIFAGDRVRAIMDRLKMPEGEAIEAGIVTRSIESAQRKVEARNFDIRKQLLEYDDVSNDQRKVIYQQRNELLEAQDIHETIGAMRHGVLTEVVRTYVPAGSIEEQWDVPALEEALRNEWQLDLALQEMVNEADTIEADEVLDAVIAASDEAYEAKVAQVGRDAFSGFERSAMLQTLDSRWREHLAALEHLRQGIHLRGYAQKNPKQEYKREAFELFAAMLDAVKHEVTRIVMNVQIQTPEQLEAAAEQYEEQAGHLANVEFRHADFAQATGAEAALADALPRVSPMVPGPHATPGLSLDFAAGQSSLAARDNPYPKVGRNDPCPCGSGKKYKQCHGRLA; from the coding sequence ATGACCACCGGTTTTCTGCAAAAGATTTTTGGCAGTCGCAACCAGCGGCTGATCAAACAGTATCAAAAGACTGTCACGACGATCAATGCGCTGGAGGCGCAGATCGAAAAGCTGACGGACGAGCAATTGCGCGCGAAAACCGACGAGTTCAGGCAGCGCGTGGCGGCTGGGGAGTCGCTCGACAAGCTGCTGCCGGAGGCATTCGCGGTGTGTCGGGAAGCGAGCCGCCGCGTGCTGAAGATGCGACACTTCGACGTACAGCTGATCGGTGGCATGGCGCTGCACTACGGCAAAATCGCCGAAATGCGCACCGGCGAGGGCAAGACGCTGGTGGCCACGCTGGCGGCGTACCTGAACGCGCTGTCTGGGCGCGGCGTGCATGTGGTGACGGTCAACGACTATCTCGCGCAGCGCGATGCGGAATGGATGGGCCGGCTTTACAACTTCCTCGGCTTGTCCGTCGGCATCAACCTGTCGCAGATGGAGCACGGCCAGAAGCAGCAAGCTTACGCGTCGGACATCACGTATGGCACGAACAACGAATTCGGCTTCGACTACCTGCGCGACAACATGGTCTACGAGACCGATGCGCGTGTACAGCGCGGGCTGAATTTCGCGATTGTCGATGAGGTCGACTCGATTCTGATCGACGAGGCGCGCACGCCGCTGATTATTTCGGGGCAGGCCGAGGATCACACCGAGCTGTATGTGCGGATGAATGCGTTGCCGCCATTGCTGGAGCGCCAAATTGGCGAGGAAAAGGCCGATGGTAGCGGCGTCGAAAAGCCGGGTGACTACACGCTGGACGAGAAGGCACGCTCGGTATTCCTGACTGAATCGGGTCACGAGAAGGCCGAGCGGCTGTTGGCCGAATGGGGCCTCATTGGCGATGGCGAAAGTCTTTATGCACCGCAGAACATCACGCTGATGCATCACGTGTATGCGGCGCTGCGCGCGCATACGCTGTTCTTCCGCGATCAGCACTATGTCGTGCAGAACGGCGAGGTGATCATCGTCGATGAGTTCACCGGACGTTTGATGCCGGGCCGGCGCTGGTCGGACGGCCTGCACCAGGCTGTCGAGGCGAAGGAGCATGTGAAGATCCAGGCGGAAAATCAGACGCTGGCGTCGATCACGTTCCAGAATTACTTCCGGATGTACGCCAAGCTGGCCGGCATGACCGGTACGGCGGACACCGAGGCGTACGAGTTCAACGAGATCTATGGACTCGAGACGGTCGTGGTCCCGACCAACCGGCCGTCCAAGCGCGCGGATCGCCAGGACCAGATCTACAAGACCGCGAAGGAGCGCTATGACGCGGTGATCCGCGATATCCGCGACTGCTACGAGCGCGCACAGCCGGTGCTGGTTGGCACCACGTCGATCGAGAATTCCGAGCTGCTGTCGCACCTGCTCAAGCAGGCCGGGTTGCCACACGAGGTGCTCAACGCGAAGCAGCACGCGCGTGAGGCGGCGATCGTCGCCGAGGCTGGCCGTCCGAAGCGCATTACGATCGCGACCAATATGGCGGGCCGCGGCACCGACATCGTGCTCGGCGGCAACCCGGACAAGCAGGCGTCGCTGATCGAAGCCGATGCGTCGATCAGCGACGACGAGAAGCGCCGTCGGATCCAGCAGATCCACGACGAATGGCAAACGCTGCACGAGCAGGTCAAGGCGGCCGGTGGGCTGCACATCATCGGCACCGAGCGGCACGAGTCCCGCCGGATCGACAACCAGTTGCGCGGACGGGCGGGCCGCCAGGGCGATCCCGGTTCATCGCGCTTCTACCTGTCGCTCGAGGATCCGTTGCTGCGCATCTTCGCCGGTGACCGTGTGCGCGCGATCATGGACCGGCTGAAGATGCCGGAAGGTGAGGCGATTGAGGCCGGCATCGTGACGCGGTCGATCGAATCGGCGCAACGCAAGGTCGAGGCCCGTAACTTCGATATCCGCAAGCAATTGCTCGAGTATGACGACGTCTCCAATGACCAGCGCAAGGTGATCTACCAGCAGCGCAACGAGTTGTTGGAGGCGCAGGACATCCACGAGACGATTGGCGCGATGCGGCATGGCGTGCTGACTGAGGTGGTGCGCACCTATGTGCCGGCGGGTAGCATCGAGGAGCAGTGGGATGTGCCGGCGCTCGAGGAGGCGTTGCGCAACGAGTGGCAGCTCGATCTCGCGTTGCAGGAGATGGTGAACGAGGCGGACACAATCGAGGCCGACGAGGTACTCGACGCGGTGATCGCGGCGAGTGACGAAGCGTACGAGGCGAAGGTCGCGCAGGTCGGCCGCGACGCGTTCAGCGGCTTCGAGCGCTCGGCGATGCTGCAGACGCTGGACTCGCGTTGGCGCGAGCACCTGGCCGCGCTCGAGCATCTGCGCCAGGGCATTCACCTGCGCGGCTATGCGCAGAAGAATCCGAAGCAGGAATACAAGCGCGAGGCATTCGAGCTGTTTGCCGCAATGCTGGACGCAGTCAAGCACGAGGTCACGCGCATTGTGATGAACGTGCAGATTCAGACACCGGAGCAACTCGAAGCGGCGGCCGAACAATATGAAGAGCAGGCGGGCCATTTGGCGAACGTTGAGTTCCGACACGCCGACTTTGCCCAGGCCACCGGTGCTGAGGCCGCGCTCGCCGATGCGCTGCCACGCGTGTCACCGATGGTGCCCGGGCCCCATGCGACCCCCGGATTGTCACTGGACTTCGCCGCCGGCCAGTCGTCGTTGGCCGCGCGCGACAACCCGTATCCAAAGGTCGGCCGCAACGATCCGTGTCCGTGCGGCAGTGGCAAGAAGTACAAGCAGTGCCACGGTCGGCTCGCGTGA
- a CDS encoding ATP-binding protein has translation MDKLEQFLTRAEALLERLEAVLPPATPATDWDAAIAFRWRSRQGRGFLQPVAHPPTIQLSDLQNIDRQKALIEQNTRQFVRRLPANNVLLTGARGTGKSSLIKACLNRFAPEGLRLIEVDKDDLHDLGDIVEQIASRPERFVVFCDDLSFEEGESGYKALKVALDGSIAAQSDNVLIYATSNRRHLLPEYMRDNETYRHTTDGEIHPGEVVEEKISLSERFGLWVSFYPFKQDDYLAIVAHWLRHFACSDAQIDAARGDALVWALERGSRSGRVAWQFARDWSGRRQQAQ, from the coding sequence ATGGACAAGCTTGAACAATTTTTGACGCGCGCTGAGGCGCTGCTCGAGCGCCTGGAGGCCGTGTTGCCGCCGGCCACGCCGGCTACCGACTGGGACGCGGCCATTGCGTTCCGCTGGCGCTCGCGGCAGGGGCGGGGTTTTTTGCAGCCGGTTGCCCATCCGCCGACGATCCAGTTGTCCGACTTGCAAAACATTGACCGGCAAAAGGCGCTGATCGAGCAGAACACCCGTCAGTTCGTGCGGCGCCTGCCGGCGAACAACGTGCTGCTGACGGGCGCGCGCGGCACCGGCAAGTCGTCGCTGATCAAAGCCTGCTTGAACCGGTTCGCGCCCGAAGGCCTGCGCCTGATCGAAGTCGACAAGGACGATCTGCACGATCTGGGCGACATCGTCGAGCAGATTGCCTCGCGCCCGGAGCGGTTCGTCGTGTTTTGCGATGACCTGTCGTTCGAGGAAGGCGAGTCCGGCTACAAGGCGTTGAAGGTGGCCTTGGACGGCTCGATTGCGGCCCAGTCCGATAACGTGCTGATCTACGCGACGTCGAACCGTCGTCATTTGCTGCCCGAGTACATGCGCGACAACGAGACCTATCGACACACGACGGATGGCGAGATCCATCCGGGCGAAGTGGTCGAGGAGAAGATTTCGCTGTCCGAGCGCTTCGGGCTGTGGGTCAGCTTCTATCCGTTTAAGCAGGACGACTATCTGGCGATCGTCGCGCATTGGCTCAGGCATTTTGCGTGCAGTGATGCGCAGATCGATGCCGCGCGGGGCGACGCGCTGGTCTGGGCGCTGGAGCGCGGCTCGCGTTCGGGTCGGGTGGCGTGGCAGTTTGCTCGGGACTGGTCCGGCCGGCGGCAGCAAGCCCAATGA
- the argJ gene encoding bifunctional glutamate N-acetyltransferase/amino-acid acetyltransferase ArgJ: MAVNFPSIDPASLHPVPGVTLGWAEANLRKPNRKDVLVIAVDDGATVSGVFTTNRFCAAPVTVCREHLALARGGAAPIRALLVNTGNANAGTGEPGLAHARDSCAELARLLRIDAQQVLPFSTGVILEPLPIERLKAGLPQAVAQLAPAHWYEAAQAIMTTDTLPKAASRQLDIDGHTVTLTGISKGAGMIKPNMATMLGFVATDAAITQPVLDTLVKDVADQSFNCITVDGDTSTNDSFIVVASARSTLPVITSTQSAAYRALRDALTQLAQTLAQLIVRDGEGATKFMTVRVEAGRSVDECRQVAYAIGHSPLVKTAFYACDPNLGRLLAAIGYAGIADLDVSRIELYLDDVLVAKAGGRHPDYREEDGQRVMKQSEITIRVCLARGDAQATLWTCDLSHDYVSINADYRS; this comes from the coding sequence ATGGCCGTCAATTTCCCCTCGATCGATCCCGCGTCGCTTCATCCCGTGCCCGGCGTCACGCTTGGCTGGGCCGAAGCCAATCTGCGCAAACCGAATCGCAAGGATGTACTGGTGATCGCCGTCGATGATGGCGCCACGGTATCCGGCGTGTTCACCACGAACCGCTTTTGCGCTGCGCCGGTCACCGTGTGTCGTGAACATCTCGCGTTGGCGCGTGGCGGCGCCGCGCCGATTCGGGCACTGCTCGTCAATACCGGCAATGCGAACGCCGGGACCGGTGAGCCGGGTTTGGCGCATGCCCGCGACAGTTGTGCGGAATTGGCGCGGCTGCTGCGCATCGACGCGCAGCAGGTGCTGCCGTTCTCCACTGGCGTGATCCTTGAGCCGCTACCGATCGAGCGGCTCAAGGCAGGATTGCCGCAAGCCGTTGCACAACTCGCGCCGGCGCACTGGTACGAAGCCGCGCAGGCGATCATGACGACCGATACGCTGCCCAAGGCCGCCTCGCGGCAACTCGACATCGACGGCCATACGGTCACGCTGACCGGGATTAGCAAGGGCGCCGGAATGATCAAGCCGAACATGGCCACGATGCTAGGGTTCGTCGCGACCGATGCAGCGATTACCCAGCCCGTGCTGGACACACTGGTCAAGGACGTGGCCGACCAATCGTTCAACTGCATTACCGTTGATGGCGATACGTCGACGAATGACTCGTTCATCGTCGTGGCGTCCGCCCGCTCGACGCTGCCGGTGATCACGTCCACGCAAAGCGCCGCCTACCGCGCGTTGCGCGACGCGCTGACGCAGCTCGCGCAGACCCTTGCGCAATTAATCGTGCGCGACGGCGAAGGGGCGACGAAATTCATGACGGTGCGCGTCGAGGCGGGCCGCAGTGTCGACGAGTGCAGGCAAGTGGCCTATGCGATCGGCCACTCGCCGCTGGTCAAGACTGCTTTCTATGCGTGCGACCCCAACCTGGGCCGGCTTCTGGCGGCGATCGGCTACGCCGGCATTGCTGACCTGGATGTGAGCCGCATTGAGCTGTACCTGGACGACGTGCTGGTGGCCAAGGCCGGCGGCCGCCATCCCGACTATCGCGAGGAGGACGGCCAGCGCGTGATGAAGCAAAGCGAAATCACGATTCGCGTGTGCTTGGCGCGCGGCGATGCTCAGGCGACCCTCTGGACCTGCGACCTGTCGCACGACTACGTGTCCATCAATGCCGATTACCGCTCTTGA